TGTAGGCGGCGAGGAGAGAGAGATAAAAGTCAATCTGGACCTTCAGAAACTCCGTGCTTTCGGTTTATCTATTACTCAGGTAACACAGATGATTAAAGCATCCAATCTCGATTTCCCGACTGGTAAAATTAAAGACAGCGACGGACAGTTTATTATACGGGTTGCCGGAAAATTAAAATCGATTGAAGACCTGAAGAATCTCAGTATCGGCGAATCGAGAATGGGAGGTGAAATAAAACTCTCAGATGTTGCGGAAATTGAAGACGGGATAAAGGATTATACCAACATCAGCAGAATTAATTTCAGGAATACTATCGGCATAATTCTTCAAAAACAGTCCGATGCGAATTCAGTAGATGTAGCAAATCTTGTTAAAGAAGAAATTGTAAAAATTGAGGAGATCTATAAAGACGATAATGTGAAATTCGAAATAGCTCAAGACGGATCTCTCTTTACTATCGATGCGGTTGACGCGGTTAAAGATGACCTTGCTATCGCGGTGGTTCTGGTAGCCGCTGTTATGCTTATGTTTCTGCACAGTATTCGCAACTCACTGATAATATTAGTTGCGATACCTACTTCTCTGATCTCAACTTTTATTGTTATCTGGGCATTCGGTTTTACGTTGAATCTTATGGTTCTGCTAGGGCTCTCTCTTGTTGTGGGTATTCTGGTAGACGACTCGATCGTTGTCCTCGAAAATATTTACCATCACCTTGAGAAAGGAGAGGAGAGCAGGGTGGCAGCACTAAGAGGCAGAAATGAAATCGGTTTTGCGGCGCTTGCCATTACATTTGTTGATGTTGCCGTTTTCCTTCCTCTCACGCTCGTCGGCGGAATAGTAGGAAATATTCTTAGGGAATTTTCAGCGGTTGTTGTTGCCTCAACATTGATGAGTCTTTTCGTTTCATTTACAGTAACTCCGATGCTTGCATCACGCTTCGCGAAACTTGAGAGGTTAACATCCAGAACCATTCTGGGTAAATTTGCTATCTGGTTCGAAAAGAAATTTAAAGACTTTACTGAGTATTATATTGTCCTTCTTAAGTGGGCGATTAATCATAGAGGAAAAGTAGCTTTAATGACTATAGGTATTTTCGTAGCGAGCTTTGCATTGATTCCTGCCGGATTTATCGGCGCTGAATTTATGACTCAGACAGACCGCGGCGAGTTTGCCGTTACGCTTGAATTAGCTCCGGGCGCTACAATTGAAGAGACAAACATGGTTTCTCAGCTGATTGAAAAAAAGATCGGGGAGATGCCGGAAGTGATGCGTATCTATACTAATGTCGGCGCTTCAAACGAAGGATTTGTTGGGTTCGCATCGAGTAATGTTACGGAAATTACTGTAACTCTTGTACCCGAAGAGGAAAGAAAGAAATCGACCGACGAAGTTGGGAACGATATTAAACGTCTCGCCCAGCAGGTCCCCGGCGTAGAAGTCCGCGTCAATCCGGTCGGTATTTTTGGAACCGCCAATCAGACCCCGATACAGATGGTTATAAGCGGTCCCGACTACGAAGATGTACGAAGAGCCGCATCGGAAATTCAGCAGATTGTAAAGAATATTCCGGGAACAGCCGACGTCCGCCTCTCTTCCGAAGAAGGGAATCCTGAAACCCGCGTTGATATCGATAGGAGAAAATTAACAAGCTTCGGATTGACAATTGCAGAAGTCGGTCAGGCGCTTCAGGTCGCTCTTACTGGTAACGACGAGGCTAAGCTTCAGGAAGGCAACACAGAATACGACATAAGAATTATTCTGGATAAATTCGACCGCTCAAAAACCGATAACCTCGGTAATATCAGTTTTGTAAACCGTAAGGGTCAGCAGATCTATCTTAAACAATTTGCGAATATTTACCGCTCTACCGGACCTACTAAACTTCAGAGGCAGGCAAGAACTTCCTCTGTTACACTTTATTCTCAGGTTCAGACTGGAATAACAACAGGACAGATTTCTGCGGGTATAGACAGGGAATTGAGCAAATATAAATTCCCCCCGGGTGTTAAATATACTTATGAGGGGGATGTTAAAAACCAGCGCGAGTCGTTTGCTGATCTTGCGCTCGCCTTACTGGCTGCAATTCTCTTTACTTATATGGTGATGGTTGCGCTGTATGATTCGTTTGTTTATCCGTTCATTATTCTCTTCTCAATTCCGCTCGCAATGATCGGAGCTCTCTTTGCGCTTGCTTTAATGATGAAGGCCCTTAATATCTTTACAATTCTTGGTATAATAATGCTTACGGGACTC
This Melioribacteraceae bacterium DNA region includes the following protein-coding sequences:
- a CDS encoding efflux RND transporter permease subunit; the protein is MTITELSIKRPSLVIVVFSALIILGLFAFRQLKYELLPKFSTPVITITTIYPGASPSEVESSVTKVIEDAVSGMDKVSEVRSTSTEGLSFVVIELLQTANTDFSLQDAQRKVGQVTSQLPASAKAPTISKIALDEIPILRMGVSANMDSRELYQFVKDKIQPQLSRVPGVGQLALVGGEEREIKVNLDLQKLRAFGLSITQVTQMIKASNLDFPTGKIKDSDGQFIIRVAGKLKSIEDLKNLSIGESRMGGEIKLSDVAEIEDGIKDYTNISRINFRNTIGIILQKQSDANSVDVANLVKEEIVKIEEIYKDDNVKFEIAQDGSLFTIDAVDAVKDDLAIAVVLVAAVMLMFLHSIRNSLIILVAIPTSLISTFIVIWAFGFTLNLMVLLGLSLVVGILVDDSIVVLENIYHHLEKGEESRVAALRGRNEIGFAALAITFVDVAVFLPLTLVGGIVGNILREFSAVVVASTLMSLFVSFTVTPMLASRFAKLERLTSRTILGKFAIWFEKKFKDFTEYYIVLLKWAINHRGKVALMTIGIFVASFALIPAGFIGAEFMTQTDRGEFAVTLELAPGATIEETNMVSQLIEKKIGEMPEVMRIYTNVGASNEGFVGFASSNVTEITVTLVPEEERKKSTDEVGNDIKRLAQQVPGVEVRVNPVGIFGTANQTPIQMVISGPDYEDVRRAASEIQQIVKNIPGTADVRLSSEEGNPETRVDIDRRKLTSFGLTIAEVGQALQVALTGNDEAKLQEGNTEYDIRIILDKFDRSKTDNLGNISFVNRKGQQIYLKQFANIYRSTGPTKLQRQARTSSVTLYSQVQTGITTGQISAGIDRELSKYKFPPGVKYTYEGDVKNQRESFADLALALLAAILFTYMVMVALYDSFVYPFIILFSIPLAMIGALFALALMMKALNIFTILGIIMLTGLVAKNAILLVDRTNFMRSQGEGVIDAIIDAGRMRIRPIFMTTLTMIFGMMPIALSGSPGAEWKSGLAWALIGGLTSSLFLTLIVVPIVYTKVEEMRVSIPLRIKKIIRLFVKKKPEIATPAEELG